The following DNA comes from Riemerella anatipestifer ATCC 11845 = DSM 15868.
CAAGGCGTAACATTGGGGGCGCTTTCCGTTTCCCTTGATAAGGCGAACACCAAAAGGCACCCCACGATTGAAGATGAAGTAGTCATCTATTCGGGGGCTACCATACTCGGTGGCGATACTGTTGTGGGGCATCATAGTATTGTGGGAGGCAACGTATGGCTTACCCACAGTATTGAACCCTACACCAAAGTCTTTCATAAAAGCCAAATTATCGTAAAAGGCATTGAGGTAGTAGAAACCCCTATCATTAACTATGTAATATAAATACTAATAAATCACCTTAAAATAAATACAATTATGGCGTACACAAACATTCTTCAGACGATTGGGAATACACCCGAAGTCAAAATCAACCGTTTATTCGGGGAACACTCAAGTGTCTACATCAAACTGGAGCGAAATAACCCTGGAGGAAGCATCAAAGACCGTATCGCTCTAGCGATGATTGAAGATGCAGAGAGTAAAGGTATCATTACCAAAGACACCATTATCGTAGAACCAACCTCTGGGAATACAGGGGTAGGGCTGGCGTTGGTAGCTGCAGTAAAAGGCTATAAACTGATATTAGTAATGCCTGAATCTATGAGTATTGAGCGTCGTCGTCTAATGGCGGCATACGGGGCAGAGCTAGTGCTAACCCCTAAAGAAAAAGGAATGTCTGGAGCTATTGCAAAGGCGAAAGAATTGGCAGACGAGAATCCCAATTATTGGATACCACAGCAATTCCAAAACCCAGCAAATCCATTAGTTCATACCAAAACAACAGCTCAAGAGATACTAAAATCTTTTCCAGAAGGACTAGATTTCTTGGTTACGGGAGTGGGTACTGGAGGGCATATATCAGGTGTGTCAAAAGTATTAAAAGAGCATTTCCCTAGCCTAAAAGTATATGCTGTAGAACCCGAAGCATCTCCCGTACTTAGTGGAGGGCAGCCAGGACCGCACCCTATACAAGGCATTGGCGCTGGATTTGTGCCAGATACTTATCAAGGGCAATATGTAGATGAAGTTCTAAAAATTTCTAAAGAAGAAGCATTTCATTATGCCCAGCAGTTAGCAAAATTAGAAGGAATATTAGGAGGTATATCTACAGGAGCGTCTTTGGCAGCTGTTGCACAACTACTTAAGTCAGTTCCTAAAGAAAGTAGAATATTAACCTTTAATTATGATACAGGAGAGCGTTATTGGTCTGTTGAAGGCTTATTTTAGCTGATGTTGTAATACGAAGTTAAAAAAATAAACAGAACAATTAGGATTGAGTAATCAGTTTAATTGTATTAAAAAGCCACTTTAATAGATAAGTGGCTTTTTATTTTCTCAAAATACAATGATTTTATTAAGTATTATAGCTTTTTTACCTTAATAGACTAAACACTGCCACGCTTCTTCTATTTTTGCTTCGGTAAGTAGGCGTTGAGCCTTTAGATGAGTGGCTTCATCATCGGTATAGCTGCCTTTGGGCAGTCGTTCCACATTAGCGAGCATTCCCAAATCATTCCCTGTAAATACTTTACTGTTTTTTATTTCACAAGGCAGTTGGTCTATGCCAATCCCTTTAGTTACTAGGGGTTTTGGGACTTCAAACAGGTTGTCCGCATTGTTTCTAGAATACCAGTTACCCCCCAGTCTTGCCACAAGGTCTAGTTTGGCTTGGTCTAGTGTGCCATTTTCGTTCAGATATTCCTCTCGGATATGTATTTTAACTACTTCCGAAATCACTAAGTTCCCCGCACCACCTTCTGTGCCTAGAGGTTTTACTTCTAAGACCTTACATTCTAGGTTTACGGGGCATTCTTCTATGAGTTTGGGGGCAATTAGGTCGGCATCTTTCATTGTAAACCCCGCTTTCACAAATTCATTGATGCTTTTATCGTATTCCGTAGAAGAAAGAGACATTTGTTGCACGATGGGGTAGTTTACGATACCGATATTAA
Coding sequences within:
- the cysK gene encoding cysteine synthase A, whose protein sequence is MAYTNILQTIGNTPEVKINRLFGEHSSVYIKLERNNPGGSIKDRIALAMIEDAESKGIITKDTIIVEPTSGNTGVGLALVAAVKGYKLILVMPESMSIERRRLMAAYGAELVLTPKEKGMSGAIAKAKELADENPNYWIPQQFQNPANPLVHTKTTAQEILKSFPEGLDFLVTGVGTGGHISGVSKVLKEHFPSLKVYAVEPEASPVLSGGQPGPHPIQGIGAGFVPDTYQGQYVDEVLKISKEEAFHYAQQLAKLEGILGGISTGASLAAVAQLLKSVPKESRILTFNYDTGERYWSVEGLF
- a CDS encoding flavin reductase family protein, producing the protein MKTINPKELPPFEVQMLLQHAIAPRPIALASTIDQEGNINLSPFSFFNLFSCNPPIVIFSPSRRMRDNSTKDTLENVLQVPEVNIGIVNYPIVQQMSLSSTEYDKSINEFVKAGFTMKDADLIAPKLIEECPVNLECKVLEVKPLGTEGGAGNLVISEVVKIHIREEYLNENGTLDQAKLDLVARLGGNWYSRNNADNLFEVPKPLVTKGIGIDQLPCEIKNSKVFTGNDLGMLANVERLPKGSYTDDEATHLKAQRLLTEAKIEEAWQCLVY